One genomic segment of Sorex araneus isolate mSorAra2 chromosome X, mSorAra2.pri, whole genome shotgun sequence includes these proteins:
- the LOC129399853 gene encoding low affinity immunoglobulin gamma Fc region receptor III-like — MKVLFQQQSLRVICRGCAEPAPNWLQSKALRGENKKPPRPDAPAFPAGPSCSLRTPRSRRARVSPPWRECRAAHSDSLDRPLAPPPGAGSRFPGQQHPLLPARGPHSARQVETPLQDRTQPSSALDRSAILTPPPGASGHSERPAERAGTASADDRAELPKAEVTLDPPWINVLQEDQVTLHCQGPRGQGDSDTHWLHNGSSVAAEGQHNLSFRATSEASGDYSCRTDHSRLSDPVRLAVVSDWLLVQTPALEFWEGDPIVLRCHSWRNKPLVKITFFQDGVAKGFSPGNRNFSIPRANTSHGGQYHCRGFIGRAVHSSGPVAISVRGRHPDTSGLGSLPKVHLILCLATALLLAADTGLYLSVHRDLRGRGPAGAGTLGTHDHA, encoded by the exons ATGAAAGTCCTCTTCCAGCAACAGTCCTTAAGGGTCATCTGCCGCGGTTGCGCGGAGCCTGCGCCTAACTGGCTGCAGAGCAAAGCCCTGCGGGGAGAAAATAAGAAGCCACCG AGACCGGATGCTCCGGCCTTTCCGGCAGGTCCCTCCTGTAGCCTACGGACCCCACGCTCGCGCCGGGCGCGCGTCTCCCCGCCGTGGAGGGAGTGTCGCGCTGCGCACAGCGACAGCCTCGACCGGCCCCTGGCGCCGCCTCCCGGCGCGGGAAG CCGGTTCCCGGGCCAGCAGCACCCTCTGCTGCCCGCCCGGGGTCCGCACTCGGCGAGGCAGGTGGAGACGCCGCTCCAGGACCGCACGCAGCCGTCCTC CGCCTTAGACCGCTCGGCCATCCTGACGCCGCCCCCGGGGGCCTCCGGCCACTCGGAGCGGCCCGCGGAGCGCGCGGGGACAG CCTCTGCAGATGACCGGGCTG AGCTCCCCAAGGCCGAGGTGACCCTGGACCCGCCCTGGATCAACGTGCTCCAGGAGGACCAGGTGACGCTGCACTGCCAGGGCCCCCGAGGCCAGGGGGACTCCGACACCCACTGGCTCCACAACGGCAGCTCCGTGGCCGCCGAGGGGCAGCACAACCTGAGTTTCCGGGCCACCAGCGAGGCCAGCGGGGACTACAGCTGCCGGACTGACCACAGCCGCCTCAGCGACCCCGTGCGGCTGGCCGTGGTCTCGG ACTGGCTGCTGGTGCAGACCCCCGCGCTGGAGTTCTGGGAGGGGGACCCCATCGTGCTGAGGTGCCACAGCTGGAGGAACAAGCCTCTGGTCAAGATCACCTTCTTCCAGGATGGCGTCGCCAAGGGTTTTTCCCCCGGGAACCGGAACTTTTCCATCCCACGGGCCAACACCAGCCACGGCGGCCAGTACCACTGTCGGGGCTTCATCGGGAGGGCGGTCCACTCCTCGGGGCCCGTGGCCATCTCTGTCCGAGGACGCCACCCAGACACTTCCGGCCTGG GCTCCCTGCCTAAGGTCCACCTAATTCTCTGCCTGGCCACTGCCCTGCTCCTGGCCGCGGACACGGGGCTGTATCTCTCCGTGCACAGAGACCTGAGGGGCAGGGGACCAGCTGGAGCCGGGACGCTCGGGACGCATGACCACGCATGA
- the CFAP126 gene encoding LOW QUALITY PROTEIN: protein Flattop (The sequence of the model RefSeq protein was modified relative to this genomic sequence to represent the inferred CDS: deleted 2 bases in 1 codon) produces the protein MAVNYSANQYEKAYHTGPRLLQNWSPARPTKERVAAQEGYTQIIADSRGHLLPSVPRSQASPWGSFMGTWQMPLKVPPARVNLTARTAAGAANLTKWIQESPNFLQACNGLCPEVVGKVGGRAVPRLAEAPKAQGHPRPREGSAAGWGAQAPSALRQPRELERDTAQKQPGSPSKALDLLAPRPR, from the exons ATGGCGGTGAACTACAGCGCCAACCAG TACGAGAAGGCATACCATACCGGCCCG CGCCTGCTGCAGAACTGGTCCCCTGCGAGGCCGACCAAGGAG AGAGTGGCTGCCCAGGAAGGCTACACGCAGATCATTGCCGACAGCCGCGGCCACCTGCTGCCCTCCGTGCCCCGTTCCCAG GCCAGCCCCTGGGGATCCTTCATGGGCACCTGGCAGATGCCGCTCAAGGTGCCCCCCGCCCGGGTGAACCTGACCGCGCGTACCGCAGCGGGCGCTGCCAACCTCACCAAGTGGATCCAGGAGAGCCCCAACTTCCTCCAGGCGTGCAATGGGCTGTGCCCCGAGGTCGTGGGCAAGGTAGGTGGACGCGCAGTGCCTCGGCTTGCCGAGGCCCCCAAAGCCCAAGGACACCCCCGCCCCAGAGAAGGCAGTGCAGCGGGCTGGGGAGCTCAGGCCCCCTCTGCACTCCGCCAGCCGCGAGAGCTGGAGCGTGACACGGCCCAGAAGCAGCCGGGGTCTCCCTCCAAGGCTTTGGACCTGCTGGCCCCGCGGCCAAGGTGA
- the SDHC gene encoding succinate dehydrogenase cytochrome b560 subunit, mitochondrial: MAALLLRHVGRHCLRAHVGPRLCIQNAAAMGTTAKEEMERFWRKNMGSNRPMSPHITIYSWSLPMMMSICHRGTGVALSAGVSLFGLSALLVPGNFESHLELLRSLSLGPALIHSAKFALAFPLMYHTWNGVRHLMWDLGKGLKIPQLYQSGVAVLVLTVLTSAGLAAL, from the exons ACACGTTGGCCGTCACTGCCTGCGAGCCCACGTGGGCCCCCGGCTCTGCATCCAAAA TGCGGCCGCCATGGGCACCACGGCCAAGGAGGAGATGGAGCGGTTTTGGAGGAAGAACATGGGCTCCAACCGGCCAATGTCCCCCCACATCACCATCTACAG CTGGTCCCTACCCATGATGATGTCCATCTGCCACCGCGGCACCGGCGTGGCCCTGAGTGCAG GCGTCTCCCTGTTCGGCCTCTCGGCCCTGCTGGTCCCAGGGAACTTCGAGTCCCACCTGGAGCTGCTCAGATCCCTGTCCCTGGGCCCGGCCCTGATCCACAGCGCCAAGTTCGCCCTGGCCTTCCCGCTCATGTACCACACCTGGAACGGCGTGAGGCACCTA ATGTGGGACCTGGGCAAAGGCCTGAAGATCCCGCAGCTCTACCAGTCCGGAGTGGCCGTGCTCGTCCTCACCGTGCTCACCTCCGCGGGGCTGGCGGCCCTGTGA